Proteins encoded within one genomic window of Candidatus Dormiibacterota bacterium:
- a CDS encoding glycosyltransferase family 1 protein: MSTSTALPEGIAVDLLFAARPFTGLEHHALHILRGLHAVGASVDVLVPSDVIPDLGDAAEGHRLVPFPRVPRGLRLGREQWSVPWRFGAFPRALPLLHSVLGVAPMLSGVPLVLTVPDLAYRIRPADMHPRARWYFGTLGPKSIRRARRVMVSSQAICRQLIDLYHIAPEHVAYVPLCADPMFTPRPADEVASVRRQFGLPDRYILYVGTIDPRKDLARLRAAYELLPSDLVDDSALVYVGRTNRGAERLAKELRKPGPRAHIIGLDYVPRDVLPAIYTGASVFVYPSRYEGFGLPVLEAMSCGAPVIVSSDEALAELVADAGVVLKTDSIEELTQAMERLLRFDDEQERLREGGLLRSKAFSITRLGRETAEVYRQALAA, from the coding sequence ATGTCCACCAGTACTGCGTTGCCCGAGGGCATCGCGGTTGACTTGCTGTTCGCGGCTCGGCCGTTTACTGGTCTCGAGCATCACGCACTGCACATCCTTCGAGGCCTGCACGCCGTCGGTGCATCGGTTGATGTGCTGGTGCCGAGCGATGTGATCCCCGACCTGGGTGATGCGGCCGAGGGGCATCGCCTCGTCCCATTTCCGCGAGTGCCCCGGGGCCTGCGCTTGGGTCGGGAACAATGGTCGGTCCCCTGGCGCTTCGGCGCCTTCCCGCGCGCCCTTCCGCTGCTGCACTCCGTGCTCGGCGTCGCGCCGATGCTCAGCGGCGTTCCTCTCGTGCTGACCGTGCCCGACCTGGCCTATCGCATCCGTCCCGCGGACATGCACCCGCGTGCCCGCTGGTACTTCGGAACGCTTGGGCCGAAGAGTATCCGCCGCGCGCGGCGGGTAATGGTTTCCTCGCAAGCGATCTGCCGGCAGCTCATCGACCTGTACCATATCGCGCCGGAGCACGTCGCCTACGTGCCCCTCTGCGCGGATCCGATGTTCACGCCGCGGCCCGCCGACGAGGTTGCGAGTGTGCGAAGGCAGTTCGGGCTGCCCGACCGCTACATCCTCTACGTGGGCACCATCGATCCGCGGAAAGACCTCGCCCGGTTGCGCGCCGCCTACGAGCTGCTTCCATCCGACCTTGTCGACGATTCCGCGCTCGTCTACGTCGGCCGGACCAACCGCGGCGCCGAGCGGTTGGCGAAAGAGCTGCGGAAGCCCGGACCGCGTGCGCATATCATCGGGCTCGACTATGTCCCACGCGATGTGCTGCCCGCGATCTACACCGGCGCATCGGTGTTCGTCTATCCCTCGCGCTACGAAGGCTTCGGTCTCCCCGTGCTGGAAGCGATGTCCTGCGGCGCGCCCGTGATCGTCTCATCAGACGAGGCGCTGGCCGAGCTCGTCGCGGACGCCGGCGTCGTGCTGAAGACGGACAGCATCGAGGAGCTGACCCAGGCCATGGAACGGCTACTTCGGTTCGACGACGAGCAGGAGCGGCTGCGCGAGGGCGGACTGTTGCGTTCGAAAGCGTTCAGCATCACCCGCCTCGGGCGTGAGACGGCGGAGGTCTACCGACAGGCGCTCGCGGCGTGA
- a CDS encoding WecB/TagA/CpsF family glycosyltransferase, with translation MTRFTLLGVPIDPLTEAEAVDWVARAIIERRPRLVISVNPERIMHAGRDPAFAAVLRGADLALADGAGVVWAARRLGHRLPERVAGVDFLKALAARGAAEGWRFFFLGGSPGVAEEAGRVLQEAYPGFMLAGTHAGSPHPASDAATIEAVRSSGAQLLLLAYGAGAEEAWLGRNLGASGASVGMGVGGAFDFISGRARRAPLWMRKRGLEWLHRLSRQPWRWRRMIALPRFVIRVMREGKSPSLSGGG, from the coding sequence GTGACCCGCTTCACCCTGCTGGGGGTGCCCATCGACCCGCTGACCGAGGCCGAGGCGGTGGACTGGGTCGCCCGCGCCATCATCGAGCGGCGTCCCCGGCTGGTGATCAGTGTCAACCCCGAGCGAATCATGCACGCGGGGCGGGACCCGGCCTTCGCGGCCGTGCTTCGCGGCGCCGACCTGGCGCTGGCCGACGGCGCGGGGGTGGTGTGGGCGGCCCGCCGCTTGGGTCATCGGCTGCCCGAGCGGGTGGCCGGCGTCGACTTCCTCAAAGCGCTGGCGGCCCGCGGCGCCGCCGAGGGCTGGCGGTTCTTCTTCCTCGGCGGGAGTCCCGGAGTGGCGGAGGAAGCCGGCCGGGTCCTGCAGGAAGCGTACCCCGGCTTTATGCTCGCGGGCACACACGCCGGCTCCCCCCACCCGGCGAGTGACGCCGCGACGATCGAGGCCGTCCGGTCGAGCGGCGCCCAGCTGCTGCTGCTGGCCTACGGCGCCGGCGCCGAGGAGGCCTGGCTCGGCCGGAACCTGGGCGCTTCCGGCGCCAGCGTCGGTATGGGCGTGGGCGGGGCCTTCGACTTCATCTCAGGCCGGGCGAGGCGGGCGCCCCTCTGGATGCGGAAGCGGGGGCTGGAGTGGCTGCACCGATTGAGCCGCCAGCCGTGGCGCTGGCGCCGCATGATCGCTCTGCCCCGCTTCGTCATTCGGGTGATGCGCGAGGGCAAATCACCCTCCCTCTCTGGGGGTGGGTAG
- a CDS encoding glycosyltransferase family 2 protein: protein MSPVAPAVEISAVMPAYNEEANLEQSVGRMATALQTFARGFEIIVVDDGSQDGTAALLEQLKAAHRNLRVIRHQVNRGYGAALRSGFDAARFGWIFLMDADNQFDPAEVELLLAHAADADIVAGYRRHRRDPLLRRLNAWAFFTLVRFLFGRLVRDVNCAFRLTRKELVAHMDLHSEGALINTEMLVLARQLHARVVEVPVHHYPRKAGKQTGANIRVVFRAFAELLAFRAEMRKVERAA from the coding sequence ATGAGCCCGGTCGCACCGGCGGTGGAGATCAGCGCGGTGATGCCCGCCTACAACGAGGAAGCCAACCTCGAGCAGTCGGTGGGGCGGATGGCGACCGCGCTGCAGACCTTCGCCCGCGGATTCGAGATCATCGTCGTTGACGACGGCAGCCAGGACGGTACCGCGGCACTGCTCGAACAACTCAAGGCGGCGCACAGAAACCTCCGGGTCATCCGCCACCAGGTCAACCGCGGCTACGGCGCCGCGCTGCGGTCGGGCTTCGATGCGGCGCGCTTCGGCTGGATCTTCTTGATGGATGCCGACAACCAGTTCGATCCGGCGGAAGTCGAGCTGCTGCTCGCCCACGCCGCGGATGCCGACATCGTGGCCGGCTACCGCAGGCACCGGCGCGATCCGCTGCTTCGGCGGCTCAATGCCTGGGCGTTCTTCACGCTGGTCCGCTTCCTGTTCGGCCGGCTGGTGCGCGACGTGAATTGCGCCTTCCGGCTCACCCGCAAGGAGCTCGTCGCCCACATGGACCTTCACTCGGAGGGGGCGCTGATCAATACCGAGATGCTCGTGCTCGCTCGCCAGCTGCATGCGCGGGTGGTCGAGGTCCCGGTGCACCACTACCCCAGAAAGGCGGGCAAACAGACCGGGGCCAACATCCGGGTCGTGTTCCGCGCGTTTGCCGAGCTGTTGGCTTTCCGCGCGGAGATGCGGAAGGTGGAGCGCGCGGCATGA
- a CDS encoding dolichyl-phosphate beta-glucosyltransferase, translating into MTPEISIVIPAFNEALRLPATLDRVERHLGTINIPAEVIVVDDGSRDNTVQVVRERAARWPQLSVVVAERNGGKGGAVRLGMAAARGRYRIFSDADLSVPIDDMEKLLRPLRAGAGVAIASRGLRESQVELHQPWYRETMGKIFNRLVRIFVLGGVNDTQCGFKAFTAEAADRVFPQLQTRGFGFDVEVLYRAKQAGYQIVEVPTRWINSPQSRVHPIRHSAMMFLELLAIPGRVRKHPTPAAKDDQRRASA; encoded by the coding sequence ATGACTCCCGAGATCTCGATCGTCATCCCTGCCTTCAACGAGGCGCTCCGGCTACCGGCGACGCTCGATCGGGTTGAACGCCACCTCGGCACGATCAACATTCCCGCCGAGGTGATCGTGGTGGACGATGGCAGCCGTGACAACACCGTTCAGGTCGTGCGAGAGCGCGCCGCCCGCTGGCCGCAGCTCTCAGTGGTCGTGGCGGAGCGCAATGGCGGCAAGGGGGGCGCTGTCCGCCTCGGGATGGCCGCAGCACGCGGCCGCTACCGGATCTTCAGCGACGCGGACCTCAGTGTCCCGATCGACGACATGGAGAAGCTGCTGCGACCGCTCCGCGCGGGTGCCGGGGTCGCGATCGCCTCGCGCGGCTTGCGGGAATCACAGGTGGAGCTTCATCAGCCGTGGTATCGGGAGACGATGGGAAAGATCTTCAACCGGCTGGTGCGGATCTTCGTGCTCGGTGGCGTCAACGACACCCAATGCGGCTTCAAAGCGTTCACGGCTGAGGCGGCGGACCGCGTCTTCCCGCAGCTACAAACGCGCGGATTCGGCTTCGACGTCGAGGTGCTCTACCGGGCGAAACAGGCCGGGTACCAGATCGTCGAAGTCCCCACCCGCTGGATCAACTCACCGCAGAGCCGGGTGCATCCGATCCGGCACTCGGCCATGATGTTTCTCGAGCTGCTCGCGATCCCGGGGCGCGTGCGCAAGCATCCGACCCCGGCGGCCAAAGACGACCAGCGGCGCGCTTCAGCCTGA
- a CDS encoding HEAT repeat domain-containing protein, whose amino-acid sequence MRDAASSELLERLRSTDTAIQAPAIVEAEKSRVYEAAPLLAELLRSADSAIRSSAAEALGYLGIKAPSRYGEALLPLLTDREAFVRSCAAESLGALRYEPAINSLGRLLTSDSDELVRICAAEALAAFDDSRVLSFAQRAIDDSDPTVRANVARVIALRGDGRSLPMLNERLNKETAFQPRAALLGAAWLLGSREALPRLLELLEAADIVQSTIVLNVVWDVISEASASSIVRDAAVIRDALARCKQRDELVGRHADGVLDELAKRLGATPN is encoded by the coding sequence ATGCGTGACGCGGCTTCGTCGGAATTGCTGGAGCGGCTGCGGTCGACTGATACCGCGATCCAAGCGCCGGCGATCGTCGAGGCTGAGAAATCCCGAGTCTATGAGGCAGCGCCGCTCCTCGCCGAGCTGCTGCGCTCGGCCGACTCTGCCATCCGCTCCAGCGCCGCTGAAGCTCTCGGGTACTTGGGCATCAAAGCGCCCAGCCGATACGGCGAGGCGCTTCTCCCTTTGCTTACCGATCGCGAGGCCTTCGTCCGCTCGTGCGCGGCCGAGTCTCTCGGCGCCCTTCGATACGAACCAGCCATAAACAGTCTCGGGCGTCTTCTCACCAGCGACTCGGACGAGCTAGTTCGGATCTGCGCGGCGGAGGCGCTTGCCGCGTTCGACGACAGTCGAGTCCTGTCCTTTGCCCAGCGGGCCATCGATGATTCCGATCCGACGGTGCGCGCCAACGTTGCCCGTGTCATCGCCTTGAGGGGTGATGGAAGGTCGCTGCCGATGCTGAATGAGCGACTCAACAAAGAGACGGCGTTTCAGCCCCGAGCAGCATTGCTCGGTGCAGCGTGGTTGTTGGGCTCGCGGGAAGCGTTACCCCGCTTGCTGGAATTGCTTGAGGCGGCAGACATCGTGCAGTCGACGATTGTGCTCAATGTGGTCTGGGACGTTATCAGCGAAGCCAGCGCTTCATCGATCGTTCGCGACGCGGCTGTTATTCGGGATGCGCTGGCCCGGTGCAAGCAGCGAGATGAACTGGTCGGCCGACATGCCGATGGTGTCCTGGATGAGCTGGCGAAGCGGCTTGGCGCCACCCCAAATTGA
- a CDS encoding glycosyltransferase family 87 protein: MSTPPLAAPAGAAARAVRKVRPAFVAQAALVGSALAIYVLVLIQGATHHQDLDAYLTAGRAIWQGQPLYATFLHHPFPDPALRPAYIYPPAFALLVALLAALPDAAANVVWLLIGQAALAATMVLMLRWLRPPALAVTAILCATLTFYPLWIDSVQGQANLLVLLLVTVGVAGIVQGKPRFGITLGAAVALKLTPIILLVWLLLDRRFRAAAWMIGALAALTAAAALVRFDDTLVFFRQVLPALSKGTAFYANQSLAGVVLRFFSANPYTTPWIALSWALLLPAIGGILLIAFWFWRAAGQPALARAAAFLPLLPLLSSVTWPHHLVILLPVIWIGAIALAERHWPPVPTAGLAGLLVIFSVVARWSVGPVFGQAGFRSAQTGDAMVIVGANVFFLAMLILFLFGPWLLRSR, translated from the coding sequence GTGTCGACGCCTCCCCTCGCGGCTCCGGCAGGCGCGGCCGCCCGGGCCGTCCGGAAGGTGCGGCCGGCCTTTGTCGCCCAGGCCGCGCTGGTGGGCTCGGCGCTCGCCATCTATGTCCTGGTGCTGATCCAGGGCGCCACGCATCACCAGGACCTGGACGCCTATCTGACGGCGGGCCGCGCGATCTGGCAGGGGCAGCCCCTGTATGCCACGTTTCTCCACCATCCCTTCCCGGACCCGGCCTTGCGCCCGGCCTACATCTATCCACCGGCCTTTGCCCTTTTGGTGGCGCTTCTAGCGGCCCTGCCGGATGCCGCCGCCAACGTGGTCTGGCTCCTGATCGGACAGGCCGCGCTGGCGGCGACCATGGTCCTCATGCTTCGCTGGCTTCGGCCGCCGGCGTTGGCCGTCACCGCGATCCTCTGTGCGACCCTCACCTTCTATCCCCTCTGGATCGATTCGGTCCAGGGTCAGGCCAACCTACTGGTCCTGCTACTCGTCACCGTCGGCGTCGCCGGCATCGTGCAGGGCAAACCGAGGTTCGGCATCACGCTGGGCGCGGCGGTGGCGCTGAAGCTGACTCCCATCATCCTGCTGGTCTGGCTGCTCCTTGACCGGCGTTTTCGTGCGGCCGCCTGGATGATCGGCGCCCTCGCCGCCCTGACGGCGGCGGCTGCGCTCGTTCGATTTGACGACACGCTCGTCTTCTTCCGCCAGGTGCTCCCGGCGCTCTCGAAGGGGACCGCGTTCTACGCGAACCAGTCGCTCGCCGGCGTGGTCTTGCGCTTCTTCAGCGCGAATCCCTACACGACACCGTGGATCGCGCTCTCCTGGGCGCTCCTGCTGCCGGCCATCGGGGGGATCCTGCTGATCGCGTTCTGGTTCTGGCGGGCGGCCGGCCAGCCGGCGCTGGCGCGCGCCGCCGCCTTCCTCCCCTTGCTTCCGCTGCTGTCCTCCGTCACCTGGCCTCATCACCTGGTCATCCTGCTGCCTGTTATCTGGATCGGCGCGATCGCGCTCGCCGAGCGCCACTGGCCACCGGTGCCCACAGCCGGCCTGGCGGGGCTGCTGGTGATCTTCAGCGTGGTCGCCCGTTGGTCAGTGGGTCCCGTCTTCGGTCAGGCCGGCTTCCGTTCCGCGCAGACGGGTGACGCGATGGTCATCGTCGGCGCGAATGTCTTCTTTCTCGCAATGTTGATCCTGTTCCTATTCGGCCCATGGCTGCTGCGCTCCCGCTAA
- a CDS encoding glycosyltransferase 87 family protein, translating to MAGAPPPAGGLRASLTRAAARLTTPVGYLGVLGGLQVLLLWVLHERYGIGLALLATVVLIGLLALLATKGRWREKLWGVCLLGALTAVGPTLIGTVQRPRVGLTTEHDGLLQLESAVDRLLNGQPIYGADWSHTPMAAIGWDLTPGANPALHHLAYYPLTVLVGIPFRLVTGALGLPFDYRTVLIAFAVLGMIAIIALPISLERRFLVITAVYASPLITLYLWSGRTDIQFLSLVLLTLALLSRGHPTLAAGALGVAVALKPFAWVAVPFLLLVLLIRWRADHSRRDLVAGLAALAVVPAVTILPFFVANPRAFWTDVVLYTSGGVSDAYPIAGYGFGDLLYTLHVIARRTDSFPFAIFELAASVPVLWLTARAFLRRPTLARWMSGYACVLLAVTFFARFFNDNYAAVVVTLFLCVLPLGDLSLAPTRAAQAGRIAA from the coding sequence ATGGCTGGCGCCCCCCCGCCGGCCGGTGGACTTCGGGCGTCGCTGACCCGTGCCGCCGCCCGGCTGACCACCCCCGTCGGATACCTTGGCGTCCTCGGCGGGCTGCAGGTCTTGCTGCTCTGGGTGCTGCACGAGCGCTACGGGATCGGGCTCGCCCTGCTCGCGACCGTGGTCCTCATTGGGCTGCTGGCACTGCTCGCAACGAAGGGCCGGTGGCGCGAGAAGCTCTGGGGCGTCTGCCTGCTCGGCGCGTTGACCGCTGTCGGCCCCACGCTCATCGGCACGGTGCAGCGCCCGCGCGTCGGCTTGACGACCGAGCACGACGGCCTGCTCCAGCTCGAATCCGCGGTCGACCGCCTCCTCAACGGGCAGCCAATCTATGGCGCCGACTGGTCCCACACCCCGATGGCGGCCATCGGCTGGGACCTGACCCCAGGCGCCAATCCAGCGCTTCATCACCTGGCGTATTACCCGCTCACGGTCCTGGTCGGGATCCCGTTCCGCCTGGTCACGGGCGCGCTCGGGCTGCCCTTCGACTACCGCACCGTCCTCATCGCCTTTGCCGTCCTCGGGATGATCGCGATCATCGCGCTCCCCATCAGCCTCGAGCGCCGGTTCCTGGTCATCACGGCCGTCTATGCGAGCCCGCTGATCACGCTCTACTTGTGGTCGGGCCGCACCGACATCCAGTTCCTCTCGCTGGTGCTGCTGACGCTCGCCCTGCTCTCGCGCGGCCATCCCACGCTTGCGGCCGGCGCGTTGGGCGTGGCCGTCGCCTTGAAACCGTTCGCCTGGGTGGCGGTGCCGTTTCTCCTGCTGGTGCTCCTCATCCGATGGCGCGCCGACCATTCGCGCCGCGACCTCGTCGCCGGGCTCGCCGCGCTGGCGGTGGTGCCGGCCGTGACGATCCTTCCGTTTTTCGTCGCGAATCCCAGGGCGTTCTGGACCGACGTCGTCCTCTACACGAGCGGCGGCGTTTCCGATGCCTATCCGATCGCCGGCTACGGCTTCGGGGACCTGCTCTACACGCTTCACGTCATCGCCCGGCGCACCGACAGCTTTCCGTTTGCGATCTTCGAGCTTGCCGCATCGGTGCCGGTCCTCTGGTTGACCGCCCGCGCCTTCCTCCGCCGCCCGACGCTGGCGCGCTGGATGTCCGGCTATGCCTGCGTCCTGCTCGCCGTCACCTTCTTCGCCCGCTTCTTCAATGACAACTACGCGGCCGTCGTCGTCACGCTCTTCCTCTGTGTCCTGCCACTCGGCGATCTGAGCCTCGCGCCCACGCGAGCCGCCCAGGCCGGGCGGATCGCCGCCTGA
- a CDS encoding glycosyltransferase family 87 protein, producing the protein MSRRLTRALLALVLALAAAGLMVVLTQSPASRLSSDFTINYSAGMLVRQGHFAAPYQQAELGDMMRRVAPGGAIDARLPFSLPLGAAVPYVLLSLLPIELAFRLWQLITIALIVVAVLLLQRAAPALPSPGGGGKIALPALAIVGLLAAIPTWATLTEGQPTAWLFLGGAMVVSVLRWDSPALAAGAGLLLAVKPQYLPAYLVILFAARRWRSLAAAIGGAGLLLLSPLVGGGAGLIAMVHNALSANQVVAVRLNESWIGVIGPALPARFVTAVAIILYLGVLAALLVLAWRRPASVMGFALFGGALTVLASPHALPHDLLILAVPAWLAIVLYREGALPNPLPGLLAVDVALLVDLRGVDLPLGPLVMTAVVAWYGWQFRQRAAQRRRPPIGRAA; encoded by the coding sequence ATGAGCCGGCGCCTGACGCGTGCCCTGCTCGCGCTGGTCCTGGCGCTGGCTGCCGCGGGGCTGATGGTTGTCCTCACGCAGTCACCGGCCTCGCGCCTGAGCTCCGACTTCACGATCAACTACAGCGCCGGGATGCTCGTGCGTCAGGGCCATTTCGCCGCGCCCTACCAGCAGGCCGAGCTGGGTGACATGATGCGCCGGGTGGCACCGGGCGGGGCGATCGATGCTCGACTGCCTTTCAGCTTGCCCCTGGGCGCGGCGGTGCCATACGTGCTGCTCTCGCTGCTGCCGATCGAGCTGGCCTTTCGCCTCTGGCAGCTGATCACCATCGCCCTCATCGTGGTCGCGGTTCTCCTCCTGCAGCGCGCCGCCCCCGCCCTACCCTCCCCCGGAGGGGGAGGGAAAATCGCCTTGCCGGCCCTGGCGATTGTTGGCCTGCTGGCCGCGATCCCGACATGGGCCACCTTGACCGAGGGGCAACCCACGGCCTGGCTCTTCCTCGGAGGCGCGATGGTGGTGTCGGTGCTTCGCTGGGATTCTCCGGCGCTGGCGGCGGGCGCCGGGCTGCTGCTCGCCGTCAAGCCCCAGTACCTGCCGGCCTACCTCGTCATCCTCTTCGCCGCCCGCCGCTGGCGGTCACTCGCGGCCGCTATTGGAGGCGCCGGCCTGCTCTTGCTGAGTCCGCTGGTTGGCGGCGGCGCGGGTCTGATCGCGATGGTCCACAACGCGCTCAGCGCGAACCAGGTCGTCGCGGTTCGGCTCAACGAATCCTGGATCGGCGTGATCGGGCCCGCGCTTCCGGCGAGATTCGTGACGGCGGTTGCGATCATCCTTTATCTGGGGGTGCTCGCCGCGCTCCTCGTGCTCGCCTGGCGGCGGCCCGCGTCGGTGATGGGGTTCGCCCTGTTCGGGGGGGCGCTCACGGTGCTCGCCTCGCCCCACGCGCTGCCTCACGATCTCCTGATCCTGGCGGTCCCGGCGTGGCTCGCCATCGTGCTCTATCGCGAGGGCGCGCTGCCGAACCCATTACCCGGATTGCTGGCCGTGGATGTCGCGCTCCTCGTCGACCTGCGCGGCGTCGATCTGCCGCTGGGCCCCCTCGTCATGACCGCGGTCGTCGCCTGGTACGGCTGGCAGTTCAGGCAGCGGGCCGCGCAGCGGCGCCGGCCACCGATTGGTCGGGCCGCCTGA
- a CDS encoding glycosyltransferase family 87 protein — translation MNVRHWYGIRRLYEASFRDRLLLLLVVVIGAYYVTWSVVQWVTLTPAALQFDFVNYFGGAQAAAHGTDIYADFKHSWGSEAWVVAYIYPPFFALVLAPLTSLGLLAAARIWLLAVHVAFFGSLALILRIHPELSRGGRRLLLLASFGFMPVYLNLKFQQVATVWLLLMTAALWAALQRRAGLAGAFIAAAASLKVSPIFLIPLFARVGRWRIVVLASVTLVGLTVVTMLAAPGSWQFFTVVLPRIGLGTANWDNGSIDGLVSRIAQLAPGLFGGATQTVAKVVIVAAAVIVIGITLWRAGNRGEQVWTLRLSVAALITALLIVSSVTWQHHLVTLLLPMATGIAWITVRRPGARYGWWLFAAYTMCWMDRRAFPLPADLTVHSSTQAALVLAGTSVKLVGLLLLWALLLQMLRVEPHLAAVRRPDQSVAGAAARPAA, via the coding sequence ATGAACGTTCGACACTGGTACGGGATCCGGCGACTGTACGAGGCCTCCTTCCGAGACCGCCTGCTGCTGCTGCTGGTGGTCGTCATCGGCGCCTATTACGTCACGTGGTCGGTCGTGCAATGGGTGACCCTGACACCCGCGGCGCTCCAATTCGACTTCGTCAACTACTTCGGTGGCGCTCAGGCCGCGGCGCATGGCACCGATATCTATGCCGACTTCAAGCATTCCTGGGGAAGCGAAGCGTGGGTCGTCGCCTACATCTATCCGCCTTTCTTCGCCCTGGTTCTCGCTCCGCTGACCTCGCTTGGGCTCCTGGCCGCGGCGCGCATCTGGTTGCTGGCCGTGCACGTGGCGTTTTTCGGCTCGCTGGCGCTGATCCTGCGGATTCACCCCGAGCTATCACGCGGCGGCCGTCGCCTGCTGCTGCTCGCCAGCTTCGGGTTCATGCCGGTCTACCTCAACCTGAAGTTCCAGCAGGTGGCGACCGTCTGGTTACTGCTGATGACCGCCGCGTTGTGGGCGGCGCTTCAACGCCGAGCCGGATTGGCCGGCGCCTTCATCGCGGCCGCGGCATCCCTGAAGGTCTCGCCCATCTTCCTGATTCCGCTCTTCGCCCGCGTGGGCCGCTGGCGCATCGTTGTCCTGGCCAGCGTGACGCTGGTCGGTCTCACGGTGGTCACGATGCTGGCCGCGCCCGGCAGCTGGCAATTTTTCACGGTCGTCCTGCCGCGCATCGGGCTGGGGACGGCAAACTGGGACAACGGATCGATCGACGGATTGGTGAGTCGCATCGCGCAGCTGGCGCCGGGCCTTTTTGGTGGCGCAACCCAGACGGTGGCGAAAGTGGTGATCGTGGCCGCCGCCGTCATCGTCATCGGCATCACGCTCTGGCGTGCCGGAAATCGCGGCGAGCAGGTCTGGACGCTCCGGCTCAGCGTCGCGGCCCTCATAACCGCGCTACTGATCGTCAGCAGCGTGACCTGGCAGCACCACCTGGTGACCCTGCTGCTTCCGATGGCAACGGGGATCGCCTGGATCACGGTGCGCCGGCCGGGCGCGCGCTATGGCTGGTGGCTGTTCGCCGCCTACACGATGTGCTGGATGGACCGGCGCGCCTTCCCCCTGCCGGCCGACCTGACGGTGCACTCCTCGACCCAGGCGGCGCTGGTGCTCGCCGGCACATCGGTCAAGCTGGTCGGGTTGCTCCTGCTCTGGGCCTTGCTGCTGCAGATGCTCCGGGTCGAACCACACCTGGCGGCGGTCAGGCGGCCCGACCAATCGGTGGCCGGCGCCGCTGCGCGGCCCGCTGCCTGA
- a CDS encoding glycosyltransferase family 87 protein, protein MTRAAARGRFRQRLLVLFLLAMLIPYARQVVSSPTLGQDFRAFFAAATVVAQQGDPYHWPTLGATEYRLYDASGGIKPGDPTYYEFLAYPEGPWLAFALVPLTSLPWTVAYALFAVLLGLIMLAAAFGTFTLLGWPRRRATLGAGCALLSAVGFINLFMGQVSVIVFGAFVAAWLLAARGRPSLAGAVLALVWMKPNIGLPLPLVLALLEPAVARRMIGGFMMASAAFFGVAFAVLGTGFFEWPLQVPRMWQAVQGLQPDMASVESFFYPGLGGWIKTAALMVTLVAATGYGSWAIRRAPDAQSRGITVLILWLFALPFVQSYDLILLLPAVALLLGPRLEGWDDLTVELTIWGFAAIPLLYFLGARVGYFNGFTVIPLSVLVIAWHRRMLARPAVPAQARAA, encoded by the coding sequence ATGACTCGGGCGGCGGCCCGCGGCCGATTCCGCCAGCGCCTGCTGGTCCTTTTCCTGCTCGCGATGCTCATTCCCTATGCGCGCCAGGTGGTCTCCTCGCCGACCCTCGGTCAGGACTTCCGCGCTTTCTTCGCCGCCGCGACCGTCGTGGCGCAGCAGGGCGATCCCTACCACTGGCCGACGCTGGGCGCCACGGAGTATCGACTCTACGACGCCTCGGGCGGCATCAAGCCGGGCGACCCAACCTACTACGAATTCCTCGCGTACCCCGAAGGGCCGTGGCTCGCCTTTGCCCTGGTGCCGCTCACCAGTCTGCCCTGGACGGTCGCCTATGCCCTCTTCGCGGTGCTCCTCGGTCTCATCATGCTGGCGGCGGCATTCGGCACCTTCACCCTGCTCGGTTGGCCCCGGCGCCGGGCTACGCTCGGCGCGGGGTGCGCGCTCCTCTCCGCCGTCGGCTTCATCAACCTCTTCATGGGGCAGGTCTCGGTCATCGTCTTTGGCGCCTTTGTCGCCGCCTGGCTGCTCGCCGCTCGCGGGCGACCCTCGCTGGCCGGGGCCGTGCTCGCGCTCGTCTGGATGAAACCGAACATCGGCCTCCCGCTGCCCCTCGTGCTCGCGCTGCTCGAACCGGCCGTGGCCCGCCGGATGATCGGCGGCTTCATGATGGCGTCGGCCGCGTTCTTCGGCGTGGCCTTCGCGGTCCTGGGCACAGGCTTCTTCGAGTGGCCGCTGCAGGTGCCGCGGATGTGGCAGGCGGTCCAGGGTCTGCAGCCCGACATGGCCTCGGTCGAGAGCTTCTTTTATCCCGGGCTCGGCGGCTGGATCAAGACGGCGGCGCTGATGGTCACGCTGGTGGCGGCAACCGGCTACGGCAGTTGGGCGATTCGTCGAGCACCCGACGCGCAGAGCCGCGGAATCACCGTGTTGATCCTCTGGCTCTTCGCCCTCCCCTTCGTGCAGTCCTACGACCTGATCCTGCTGCTCCCGGCCGTCGCACTCCTCCTCGGACCGCGGCTCGAGGGCTGGGATGACCTGACCGTCGAGCTCACCATCTGGGGCTTTGCCGCGATCCCGCTCCTCTATTTCCTGGGCGCACGCGTCGGCTACTTCAACGGCTTCACCGTGATCCCCTTGTCCGTGCTGGTCATTGCCTGGCATCGGCGGATGCTGGCCAGGCCGGCCGTGCCGGCGCAGGCCAGGGCGGCATGA